A region of Vitis riparia cultivar Riparia Gloire de Montpellier isolate 1030 chromosome 1, EGFV_Vit.rip_1.0, whole genome shotgun sequence DNA encodes the following proteins:
- the LOC117910071 gene encoding uncharacterized protein LOC117910071 isoform X1: MVSSLLSPLSDTVLHSSPPKITVSEKPTTPQKKTQLGFTKKPSWTSPLLQKSIPLAASVAILLWSNPANAGFLSGFSGIESVPGPELPQVDFLNKFNEENQKKYAEFDERFKSSPLLKELLERSKLNQEKNRKEIQDKYCIRGAEWGVGDCSVEGMSPADRDNFIATLKQKLGDGAK; this comes from the exons ATGGTTTCCTCTCTCCTCTCACCTCTCTCCGACACTGTTCTTCACTCTTCACCACCCAAAATCACAGTCTCTGAGAAACCCACAACACCTCAGAAGAAAACCCAACTGGGTTTCACCAAGAAACCCTCATGGACTTCACCACTTCTTCAGAAATCTATCCCCTTGGCTGCCTCAGTTGCCATTCTTCTCTGGTCAAATCCAG CAAATGCTGGGTTTTTGTCTGGATTCTCAGGAATTGAATCTGTTCCTGGTCCTGAATTGCCTCAAGTTGACTTCCTCAATAAGTTTAATG AAGAAAACCAGAAGAAGTATGCTGAATTTGACGAAAGATTCAAGTCATCTCCCCTGCTCAAGGAGCTCCTTGAACGATCCAAGTTGAATCAAGAAAA GAACCGAAAAGAGATTCAAGACAAGTACTGCATTCGAGGGGCGGAATGGGGGGTCGGAGACTGTTCGGTTGAAGGAATGTCACCGGCAGATAGAGATAATTTTATTGCGACGCTGAAACAGAAGCTAGGAGATGGAGCAAAGTGA
- the LOC117918443 gene encoding protein GDAP2 homolog isoform X2 → MYRPVATAPTQGGIATESADYVVELNQVPRWSDAEHKSSLEYDNEDSSFPTSYFPDPLTSTSEAESGGNGMMSRFPVNHEINSKIYLWRGNPWNLEVDAVVNSTNENLDEAHSSPGLHAAAGPGLAEECATLGGCRTGMAKVTNAYDLPARRVIHTVGPKYAVKYHTAAENALSHCYRSCLELLIENGLQSIAMGCIYTEAKNYPREPAAHVAIRTVRRFLEKQKDKITAVVFCTTTANDTEIYKRLLPLYFPRDKHEEEVAMSKLPADVGDENGETIIDERKIRIKPLPKKTAPKPPKAPVDLPVSDVGLIRRNSSYLDSYLDPAFMSLIKDPDQRRKEQWEKTAQAQSGWNCAKLLGFGDLGGPPLSAAEEYSLHSRYLSKANSLNLSEIAEMKIVYRGGVDSEGRPIMVVVGAHFLLRCLDLERFVFYVVKEFEPVIQKPYTIVYFHSAASLQIQPDLGWMRRLQQILGRKHQRNLHAIYVLHPTFGLKAAVFALQLFVDNVVWKKVVYVDRLMQLFRYVPREQLTIPDFVFQHDLEVNGGKGLMVDPRTKYVYHRP, encoded by the exons ATGTATCGGCCGGTGGCTACAGCCCCGACTCAGGGTGGAATAGCCACCGAAAGTGCAGACTATGTGGTTGAACTCAATCAAGTTCCACGGTGGAGTGATGCGGAGCATAAATCTTCTTTGGAATATGACAATGAGGATTCTTCTTTTCCAACTTCATACTTTCCAGATCCTCTAACCTCAACATCTGAGGCAGAGAGTGGTGGCAATGGGATGATGTCCAGGTTTCCTGTTAATCATGAAATTAACTCAAAGATATATCTATGGAGGGGAAATCCATGGAATCTTGAGGTAGATGCGGTTGTTAACTCCACAAATGAG AACTTGGATGAAGCACACAGCAGCCCTGGTCTGCATGCTGCAGCTGGGCCTGGTCTAGCAGAAGAGTGTGCAACATTG GGTGGATGCCGTACAGGGATGGCTAAAGTAACTAATGCATACGACCTTCCTGCTAG GAGGGTTATTCATACTGTGGGTCCCAAGTATGCAGTAAAATATCATACTGCTGCAGAGAATGCTTTGAGTCACTGCTATCGGTCTTGCCTTGAACTTCTTATAGAAAATGGCCTTCAGAG CATTGCTATGGGCTGCATATACACAGAGGCTAAAAATTATCCTCGGGAACCAGCTGCACATGTGGCTATAAGGACAGTGAG GCGGTTTCTTGAGAAGCAGAAGGATAAAATTACTGCTGTTGTCTTCTGTACTACCACAGCAAATGATACTGAGATATATAAAAG ATTGCTTCCACTTTATTTTCCTCGGGATAAACATGAAGAGGAGGTGGCAATGTCAAAGCTTCCTGCAGATGTAGGGGATGAGAATGGTGAAACAATCATAGATGAACGTAAAATCAGAATAAAGCCTCTGCCCAAAAAGACTGCTCCTAAACCTCCCAAAGCCCCAGTTGATCTTCCTGTCAGTGATGTTGGATTGATACGGCG GAATTCATCATATTTGGATTCATATCTGGATCCTGCTTTCATGTCCTTAATTAAAGATCCGGATCAGAGGCGTAAAGAGCAATGGGAAAAAACTGCTCAAGCACAGAGTGGATGGAATTGTGCTAAATTGCTTGGATTTGGTGACCTTGGTGGACCTCCATTATCTGCTGCTGAAGAATACTCTCTTCATTCTAGATACCTTAGTAAAGCAAATTCTCTTAATCTTTCTGAAATTGCAGAAATGAAAATTGT TTACCGTGGTGGTGTAGACAGTGAGGGCCGTCCCATAATGGTTGTTGTGGGAGCACATTTTCTTCTGCGATGTCTGGATCTGGAGCGGTTTGTGTTCTATGTAGTAAAG GAGTTTGAGCCTGTGATACAGAAGCCTTATACTATTGTTTACTTCCACTCAGCAGCATCGTTGCAGAT CCAACCAGATTTGGGTTGGATGAGGAGATTACAGCAAATACTTGGTCGGAAACACCAGCGTAACCTTCAT GCAATTTATGTTCTTCACCCGACATTTGGATTGAAGGCTGCAGTTTTTGCTCTGCAATTGTTTGTAGATAATGTG GTGTGGAAGAAAGTGGTATATGTTGACCGACTCATGCAGCTGTTCAGATACGTTCCGCGTGAGCAGTTGACAATCCCCGACTTTGTGTTTCA GCATGATTTAGAAGTGAATGGAGGGAAGGGCCTCATGGTGGATCCCAGAACAAAATATGTATATCATCGGCCATGA
- the LOC117910071 gene encoding uncharacterized protein LOC117910071 isoform X2: MVSSLLSPLSDTVLHSSPPKITVSEKPTTPQKKTQLGFTKKPSWTSPLLQKSIPLAASVAILLWSNPEENQKKYAEFDERFKSSPLLKELLERSKLNQEKNRKEIQDKYCIRGAEWGVGDCSVEGMSPADRDNFIATLKQKLGDGAK, translated from the exons ATGGTTTCCTCTCTCCTCTCACCTCTCTCCGACACTGTTCTTCACTCTTCACCACCCAAAATCACAGTCTCTGAGAAACCCACAACACCTCAGAAGAAAACCCAACTGGGTTTCACCAAGAAACCCTCATGGACTTCACCACTTCTTCAGAAATCTATCCCCTTGGCTGCCTCAGTTGCCATTCTTCTCTGGTCAAATCCAG AAGAAAACCAGAAGAAGTATGCTGAATTTGACGAAAGATTCAAGTCATCTCCCCTGCTCAAGGAGCTCCTTGAACGATCCAAGTTGAATCAAGAAAA GAACCGAAAAGAGATTCAAGACAAGTACTGCATTCGAGGGGCGGAATGGGGGGTCGGAGACTGTTCGGTTGAAGGAATGTCACCGGCAGATAGAGATAATTTTATTGCGACGCTGAAACAGAAGCTAGGAGATGGAGCAAAGTGA
- the LOC117921498 gene encoding 26S proteasome non-ATPase regulatory subunit 10, whose protein sequence is MDMEIDPTEPEAQIKDEDLFRAADSGDSSVFRALSPQQLLRALSLRNEDGRSLLHVATSLGHLEVVKMLSEADPSVSGINSVDEEGWAPLHSAASSGHTEIVEILISRGADVNLKNDGGRTALHYAASKGWLKIAEFLILHNAKLNAKDKIGCTPLHRAASTGNSAMCEFLIEEGAEVDAIDKAGQTPLMNAVICQNKEVALLLIRHGADVDVEDKEGYTVLGRASDDFRPILVDAAKAMLEG, encoded by the exons ATGGATATGGAAATTGATCCTACAGAACCAGAAGCCCAGATCAAGGACGAAGATCTGTTCAGAGCCGCCGATTCAGGCGATTCTTCGGTTTTCAGAGCTCTCTCTCCTCAGCAGCTTCTGAGAGCTCTCTCGCTTAGGAACGAAGATGGCCGATCCCTCCTTCACGTCGCCACCTCTTTGGGTCACTTGGAG GTGGTGAAGATGTTATCGGAAGCTGATCCATCAGTAAGTGGAATAAACAGCGTTGATGAAGAAGGTTGGGCGCCACTCCACTCTGCTGCAAGCAGTGGGCATACAGAAATTGTGGAGATTTTGATTAGCAGAG GGGCTGatgttaatttgaaaaatgatggaGGTCGCACTGCTCTTCACTATGCTGCCAGCAAAGGATGGTTGAAAATTGCTGAATTTCTGATTTTACACAATGCAAAGCTTAATGCCAAGGATAAG ATCGGTTGCACCCCATTGCATCGAGCAGCAAGCACAGGGAACTCAGCAATGTGTGAATTCTTAATTGAGGAAGGAGCAGAAGTTGATGCTATTGATAAAGCTGGTCAAACTCCTCTTATGAATGCAGTAATATGCCAAAACAAAGAG GTGGCTCTCCTTCTGATAAGACATGGTGCAGATGTGGATGTAGAAGACAAGGAAGGATACACTGTACTTGGACGAGCTTCAGATGATTTTAGACCAATACTGGTAGATGCTGCCAAGGCCATGCTTGAAGGATGA
- the LOC117918443 gene encoding protein GDAP2 homolog isoform X1 has product MYRPVATAPTQGGIATESADYVVELNQVPRWSDAEHKSSLEYDNEDSSFPTSYFPDPLTSTSEAESGGNGMMSRFPVNHEINSKIYLWRGNPWNLEVDAVVNSTNENLDEAHSSPGLHAAAGPGLAEECATLGGCRTGMAKVTNAYDLPARRVIHTVGPKYAVKYHTAAENALSHCYRSCLELLIENGLQSIAMGCIYTEAKNYPREPAAHVAIRTVRRFLEKQKDKITAVVFCTTTANDTEIYKRLLPLYFPRDKHEEEVAMSKLPADVGDENGETIIDERKIRIKPLPKKTAPKPPKAPVDLPVSDVGLIRRRNSSYLDSYLDPAFMSLIKDPDQRRKEQWEKTAQAQSGWNCAKLLGFGDLGGPPLSAAEEYSLHSRYLSKANSLNLSEIAEMKIVYRGGVDSEGRPIMVVVGAHFLLRCLDLERFVFYVVKEFEPVIQKPYTIVYFHSAASLQIQPDLGWMRRLQQILGRKHQRNLHAIYVLHPTFGLKAAVFALQLFVDNVVWKKVVYVDRLMQLFRYVPREQLTIPDFVFQHDLEVNGGKGLMVDPRTKYVYHRP; this is encoded by the exons ATGTATCGGCCGGTGGCTACAGCCCCGACTCAGGGTGGAATAGCCACCGAAAGTGCAGACTATGTGGTTGAACTCAATCAAGTTCCACGGTGGAGTGATGCGGAGCATAAATCTTCTTTGGAATATGACAATGAGGATTCTTCTTTTCCAACTTCATACTTTCCAGATCCTCTAACCTCAACATCTGAGGCAGAGAGTGGTGGCAATGGGATGATGTCCAGGTTTCCTGTTAATCATGAAATTAACTCAAAGATATATCTATGGAGGGGAAATCCATGGAATCTTGAGGTAGATGCGGTTGTTAACTCCACAAATGAG AACTTGGATGAAGCACACAGCAGCCCTGGTCTGCATGCTGCAGCTGGGCCTGGTCTAGCAGAAGAGTGTGCAACATTG GGTGGATGCCGTACAGGGATGGCTAAAGTAACTAATGCATACGACCTTCCTGCTAG GAGGGTTATTCATACTGTGGGTCCCAAGTATGCAGTAAAATATCATACTGCTGCAGAGAATGCTTTGAGTCACTGCTATCGGTCTTGCCTTGAACTTCTTATAGAAAATGGCCTTCAGAG CATTGCTATGGGCTGCATATACACAGAGGCTAAAAATTATCCTCGGGAACCAGCTGCACATGTGGCTATAAGGACAGTGAG GCGGTTTCTTGAGAAGCAGAAGGATAAAATTACTGCTGTTGTCTTCTGTACTACCACAGCAAATGATACTGAGATATATAAAAG ATTGCTTCCACTTTATTTTCCTCGGGATAAACATGAAGAGGAGGTGGCAATGTCAAAGCTTCCTGCAGATGTAGGGGATGAGAATGGTGAAACAATCATAGATGAACGTAAAATCAGAATAAAGCCTCTGCCCAAAAAGACTGCTCCTAAACCTCCCAAAGCCCCAGTTGATCTTCCTGTCAGTGATGTTGGATTGATACGGCG CAGGAATTCATCATATTTGGATTCATATCTGGATCCTGCTTTCATGTCCTTAATTAAAGATCCGGATCAGAGGCGTAAAGAGCAATGGGAAAAAACTGCTCAAGCACAGAGTGGATGGAATTGTGCTAAATTGCTTGGATTTGGTGACCTTGGTGGACCTCCATTATCTGCTGCTGAAGAATACTCTCTTCATTCTAGATACCTTAGTAAAGCAAATTCTCTTAATCTTTCTGAAATTGCAGAAATGAAAATTGT TTACCGTGGTGGTGTAGACAGTGAGGGCCGTCCCATAATGGTTGTTGTGGGAGCACATTTTCTTCTGCGATGTCTGGATCTGGAGCGGTTTGTGTTCTATGTAGTAAAG GAGTTTGAGCCTGTGATACAGAAGCCTTATACTATTGTTTACTTCCACTCAGCAGCATCGTTGCAGAT CCAACCAGATTTGGGTTGGATGAGGAGATTACAGCAAATACTTGGTCGGAAACACCAGCGTAACCTTCAT GCAATTTATGTTCTTCACCCGACATTTGGATTGAAGGCTGCAGTTTTTGCTCTGCAATTGTTTGTAGATAATGTG GTGTGGAAGAAAGTGGTATATGTTGACCGACTCATGCAGCTGTTCAGATACGTTCCGCGTGAGCAGTTGACAATCCCCGACTTTGTGTTTCA GCATGATTTAGAAGTGAATGGAGGGAAGGGCCTCATGGTGGATCCCAGAACAAAATATGTATATCATCGGCCATGA